gattaaaaatagtttctatCTTCATGTTCTTATGTAACTCTTGTTTCAGCTGTGTGCTAAGAGACGGAAGATGTTGGAAGACATGGAAAAAGACTTTGAAGGTATATTCTCTTTGAGAcctgtttttaaatataaaagagTGCTTGATCTCTCTTtgtgttttgaatttgattttcttttcttgttacATGAAGGTGGACAAGAGGCAGATAAGCTTGGAGGAGGAGGTAGCAAAAGCGGTGGGTCGTTAGCCTCAGGGACATTAGGTTTAGAGTGGAAAAGGTCCAAGCTCCTGTGTGTGATTGGAAGACGGCAACGTTGGAGTACTCGTTTCGACGGCGTCGGTCGTGGTGTGGTGCGGTTCTAGAAGATAGAACTTTAGGTATAGAATTTAGGTGtaggtttaatatttttgaaaaaattggtttagtttggtttagtttggtaTACCAGTCATAAATATGTAACTAATttcgatatataaaaaatttgaaatattttatttgtattattttttttttttttaataatgctaTAATAACAATTATTATCTGCTATTAGAAGATATACAATTGCACAATTAATAAAACGCCATCAAACTAATACTTTAACATAGCACAAGTTAAACGCTATCTAAAGTGCTCGAGAAAAGATTGCGGGGGAAGATACATTGTTCGCCATAACGCTGCGCTATCTTGCAATAGCGTTTTTCTCATGCTATATATGagacgttttcttgtagtgaaatagTATGTCTAAACCCATCTAAGGTTAGTTACCAAGAaggttgtaattttgctataagtttatattttgtcttttaattaTAAGCAATTAGTATGTCTAACTTCTATTTTTGCATTTCAATCTTTCGGATTCTTCTGTTTTTCACCCTCTATTTTTTAGTTTGGTGTATTCTCTTCCTTCTCAAATTCTTTCAGTTGTGATAAGACCTCCAAGAATTTTGTTATCATGTCGATTAAAGACTGTCAGTTAATAATATGTAAGTAGTATCTccatcaacaaaaaaaagtaaacctAAGTGAATCAAAGTACGAAGCGGAACcaaagaatgaaaaataaataagaatataattcACCTGGATTACTCGGTTGATGACCAAGTGAAGATTTTTGTTCTGTCAATTGTAGAACTTTTAGAACCCTAATccccttttgttttcttttacacCCTTGAAACATCTAATGATCCCGATATCATTAGCTTCTtccatttttaataaaagaacaattttaatatttaaatgtaatgAGCCTGTTCTTAATTCGGCATAATTCTTCAATTTGTTTATGAAGCCacgatactttttttttttttgtcgaagcCCACAATACTTGTAGTTTTAATAATTCATCATTTTAGACATTTTGTCTGACATGTTTAGGTTGACAGATTCTAAAATGTAGTATAATTTATTACTAGACATTAAATTAGATTTCATTATAAAATATGGAAGATACATACTATAAAATCTAAATGTCCTATAAAATCACCATTTTTTAggtggaagcaccgtagcctaatggttaaggtttaaaggcttttacacccaggtctggggttcaaatcctagactatgcaatttattgcagattacaggaaatccaggtttcaagtcccggagagaactatttattaaacaattatgcagactacggAAGAAAGGCTTACAAAGAAttttcaacatggtgcaagtaaatctggtcaagcgtggatcttcataggatgactcaggtgatgcagttaggcgtaggtcttcataagacaggtagtattgtcggttgtcgaatcgtctatgtaatctttctcatatcataattgtaagatcataataaatcagcgtagAATTTGCGATTTGTTTCTCTTTGCTCTTTACACATACATGAGCTCAAACATTCACGATTATACAAATTTgatttctgtttgatttttatgtctctttgattttgatttatgaatAGATGAATTCTTTACCATTTTCTATTCAAGATAATACAAATAGAAATTATACGAAGAAAAATAATACAAGCTCGTGTTCCTCAGCGTAATAACAAATCAAAAAGATCATAAAACTtacaattttgtaattttaacaGTATTGTTTCTGGTCTCAGAGAGTCAAATCACGGacacataaattttttattattatttgttacaCAGTTTGGTTATACCTGAAATAACTCGAACCTTAAAAACccaaacccgatccgaagtaTAAAATAACCCGAACGGATTCTGTACCGGTGCGACCCGAACGCCCAAGCCTAAAGTACTATAAAAAACTTAACCAacgtaacaaaaaaaactaaaccaacaTGTCAACTAACATGTtcacataaattattattttttttaactctcaCCCCGCGCAAAATGCGGGTATCTAGTTAGTAGTTGGGTATTATATAttacacaaaacaaaagaaaacaatgagAAAACGAGAATCAAACTATAAGCTTATAGAAACATAGACAGCGCGGCACAAGCAAAATGCTATTCATGGCTCGATAATGATCTTCCCAGTAGCATGACCGTCGATACTTTTAGCCCAAGCATCCTCTGCTTTGCTCAGAGGATGCTTCGAGTCAATCACAGTCTTGACTTTCCCTTCTTTCACTAAGTTGACCATAAATTCCAAATTCTCAGCTTTCGGGATCAACAAAAGCGGAACCAATTGCTTCTTAGACATGGTTATTTTCTTAACCGCGAAAGTCCACATTGCGCTAGGCCCCGGCGTGATGTCTATAACCTTTCCATTTTCAGACAAATTCGGTTCGAATGTCGAAAACGGTATCCCATTTGCACAGTGAATCACAGAGTCATATTTCTTACCAGAGGGACTCTTGAGAGCAGCTCCCTCTGGAGTCTTGTAGTCAAGAACCTCGTCCGCTCCTAATGATTTAACGAAGTCTATGTTCCGAGCCCCACATGTGGCGGTTACATGAGCGTTCCCTAGCTTTGCTAGCTGGACTGCATAGTGGCCGACACCACCAGATGCTGCCGTGACCAGGATGTTCGCCTGCTTGCCTGTACCATCCAGCTTCAATCCTGCCGGATTAGTTAGAGCCTGGAGAGCGGTTAGGCCGGCCACAGGTAAAGCGGCTGCTTCAGCTGGTCCTACCTCTTGAGGCCTTTTGACTGTCAGTTTCTCGCTTGCAACAGCATATTCAGCAAGTCCTCCTCCGGTCTGAAAACAACCAAAATAGTTAAGTTTTTCATGCTGTATTATAAGAGTAACTCTACAAACTGTAACGCAAATGTCTTGTATGTAAGAACCTACAAGATGGCTGAGAACTGATACAACTTTGTCACCAGCCTTGAAGTTCTTGACTCCTGATCCAACCTCTAAGACCTCACCAGCAACATCCGTAGCTGTTCAAGACAAATTATCCAACGTTATGCAACCCATTAAAAAGCCATCTAAGCATGGGCAGGGCAAGAGACACGAagcatattatttttgaaagcAAATAAAATACCAGGAATGCAGGGGAACTTGCGAGGCAGAAAAGGCCTAATCATTCCTTTTTGAATTTTCCAATCAACAGGGTTTAGACTAGTAGCTTCTAATTTCAGCAAAACCTCGTTGGCCTTAGGCGATGGAACCGGAACTTGAACATGCTGAGAACATATCAGATAAGCACATACTATGATACTCATACTAATCATCAACAAAACAGGGGAACATGAATCGGGTTGATAGAAACAAATGGTTTCTCAGAAAATCAGTCCTTTAGTCCCATCAGATTATGTCAATAAATTCTCGATAATCATTAGCTCTTACACACGCACTAATTATACATTCATCTGTGTAAAGGTAAAAACACTTATAAGATTGAGATGATTTCGAACAAGAGGTTTAAGTGTTTAACCTTCAAAGCGGCGGCGCCACCGCCGTAAGACTCGTATTGAAGAGCGTGCATGAGTTTTTCGGCCATTGTTAAACGAAGGGGATCTCTAAATCGAACAGTATAGTTTTCTTCTTGCAGAGATAAATAAAGTTGAAGGGAGGATCTGGAACCTTTACAACCGCCCGCGTGCAGAAGAGTTTCGTTAGTTTATGTGGACAGAGGCTGCAGTGAAGGGTAAAAGCGGAATTCACAACAACTGATTGTAAATCTGCCACGTTACTTCCGCTTATACACTTTAACTAACGTGTGTCTATCGCACGACTCACAAGGAGATGGATCGTGTAAATTGTTTTGGATTGGTCAATTCAAGCCTTTATGTGGGCCGGCCCGCTTCAAGTTAGCCTATTCGTAATGGCTTAACATTTGTTTTCGAAAGGTGTCGATTGATCCACCGCGGGTTCAGTTCATGTCTGTACCATTTGCTCTAGCGGGTCTGCAGAAGCATCTTCAAAAGAAATAGgataatttcaaatttagagttttttgtcctacaaaaatgaaatttaaaacttcaaatttagaattttaaatcaAAGTTTTACTACTCAAAATCCAAATTTGaagaagtttcatctttttatttgcattttgtctttataattaattacacatcacatttatttttcttaagaggaatttcatgtttaccactttcattgtaccattattcatttttactaTCACtagggacattttcaaaaatacattctttattaagtgacaaaagactcttatacccttgttcctctatatataataaaaaaattatgttttctaatTATACTTTTGCAAATTCGAgcttttctataattttttttttgaacttgttttttggatttttttttcaaatttttttttttttaaatcgaaaattatatttgaaactattttttaaatttttttaatatactttataagtatttatttatatatttattagaattctaAATTTCACTTTCCAAAAATCCTACCttacccctcaactctaaaccctaagtccaGATTAGTTAACCCTTAGGGtataaaagtggttagtgtaaacattaaaaatagtactatgaatgtggtatttgtggtaattttccttattcttaagtatttttttcatttatcgttttaatccttaagacttttgtatatcataaatatttcacatttatttttttaaataaaaatttaacacataaaattaaataaaaattttaaaacaagattcataatattttaaaactagaattatacaacaagaatattacaaaagaaacttaataatttttttaaaagatacataAGCcaataattattacacaaaattaaatattattacaacactaatagtctagtaaattttcTTCGGAACctctaaaatattgtccaaataaATTTTGTGTAATCAAATATGGAGCATTACAGAAATAATTAGAATAATGTAGTATTttgcttgtagtttaatatttaattatgtatttctatttataattttttttatttgtgtaagatttcattaattaatattactataatatttttatatatgtgctagttgtttataaattttatggatttatattagttatgaaaatataaggaccattgtgtaaattacaaataattttgaagttaaatttgaagttttgatttttcagaATAACACTTTGAAACTTCAAATGTAGAGTTTTGcatactctaaaatagagagtCTTTTCGGAGATGCTGTAAACAACTTACAGtagaaaatctataaattaatactcgataaattaataaataccataaattaattaatttctccGGTCTTAAGTTGGACCGGctcaaaatatgacacaaaacgataaaataaattctataaattaatttctCGGCTTTGTTGGGGTATTCCCACCGAGTAAGCTATCACACTAGCAAACTCTAATATCCCTTCTTGAGAGTTCTTTAACTAATTAACTGTTTTATCTCACTTGACTAATTAACCTTGGCacacttgttgttgttgtttgagtTAGTAAAAGACACACAAGATTTGATTACCGAATTCTCTTTACCGGCACATCTGGGGAGAGGACGGTACGCTCAAAGATTTACTAGTATCAAGAGTATACAAGAGTTTTCTCCTACACAACAACTTATGTGTTTCTATATTTACCTAGAGACAATACTACAATAAGCTAAAGACTTGTTGGGGGTTATTGGTTCTAGTATTTTAATGAATTTGGAAATCCTCCTTGGATTTAATAAatccatttatttttaaatcaaacaaatagATAAGTGGGGGTTATTTGTTGGTGTATTTTGATGGATTAGAAAATCCAAActaaatttagtgttattggttatataattttaaaatatgtattgaaattatgtgttattggtttaatgatttataaattctaattcaaatcaagtgttattcaataatACGGGTTtaataatagatttgatttcataatgaatttgaatggatttgcatggatttctttgttaaaaatacaaaggctcaaatccgagggaaaaccttcggatttgtaaatactaatccgagagaatttgaaaatttgtatattttactttgatttataaatactgtatgatttctaaatcaatcaaaatatataaaacaataacACCTTAGAATCAATGATACAtaattcaaaaccaaaataggtggattattataaatcaatgaaattgaTTTGCAATAAATTCAGCTTtgtagtaaaataaaaaatataaaaactgaaacacatgtttttcatttcatatatcataggttatttttataacataaaatCACTCCACATGTAGTTAAACGTGCTGCAGCTAAGGCTAGCACTCGTCAGGGTGATGGGGGCAAACAACAAGAGAGTAAGGGAGCTTCAACCCTGAAATCTGGCAACTTTAAGGTTTGATTTTATAGATCAGAGTGGTCTAAAAGAGAATGCTAGAGAATGCATGGTACGGGGTATTGGTTATGGGGTCTGGGGGTTTATGGTTTTTAATAAGCTCGATGAGCATTTATCTCATGTTTACGGTTAAGATTTTGGGTTTGGTTTTATTTACGAGTGTGTCTCTGATGCTTTGTAATCATTTTATGGTGAAATATTGGAAGCATTGGAATATTTATGATATCTTGGAATATTGGCTTATGGATTTGATTGAGATATTACATTGTTTGTTTCCACTGGTTTTATTTGAGGTCTTTTTATGTTGTTGGAATATCAGCGATCAGAATGGATTGGTAGGTTTGTATTGGTATGTCTCTTTGGACGTTTTGGTGGTGGGTGAAGT
The window above is part of the Brassica napus cultivar Da-Ae chromosome C8, Da-Ae, whole genome shotgun sequence genome. Proteins encoded here:
- the LOC111198735 gene encoding chloroplast envelope quinone oxidoreductase homolog codes for the protein MAEKLMHALQYESYGGGAAALKHVQVPVPSPKANEVLLKLEATSLNPVDWKIQKGMIRPFLPRKFPCIPATDVAGEVLEVGSGVKNFKAGDKVVSVLSHLTGGGLAEYAVASEKLTVKRPQEVGPAEAAALPVAGLTALQALTNPAGLKLDGTGKQANILVTAASGGVGHYAVQLAKLGNAHVTATCGARNIDFVKSLGADEVLDYKTPEGAALKSPSGKKYDSVIHCANGIPFSTFEPNLSENGKVIDITPGPSAMWTFAVKKITMSKKQLVPLLLIPKAENLEFMVNLVKEGKVKTVIDSKHPLSKAEDAWAKSIDGHATGKIIIEP